From Sinorhizobium sp. B11:
GAAGAGGGAAATTACGCCGCCTTGACGTGAAAGACGCAGCCCGGCGGGTTGGTCTGGTTGGATTTCAGCGAGGCGTTGTAGCGATAGAGGGTCGAGCAATAGGAGCAGACCTTCTCATTGTCGTCGCCCATATCGATGAAGATATGCGGATGATCGAAGGGAACGGATGCGCCGGTGCACATGAATTCCTTGACGCCGACTTCGATAACGCGGTGACCGCCGTCGTTCTGGAAGTGGGGAATGCTGTGGCCGGCCATGTCTGTCTCCGAATGCTTTGAATTCTGCGCGGACCTTATAGGCCTTCGAAACAAAAGTGTAGTGCCAAAGCATGGCTCCCCTGCGAGTTTTTGGCTTCCCGCTTGGGGGGCGCTCGACTATGGTCGCGCCAAATAAGGACGGCCCGATGAACCTGAATACGCCTGCATTTTCGAGCTTCATGCATGATGGATTGAAACTCGCTTTCTTCGATGAGGGCGATCCCTCCGGCCCGCCGGTGCTCCTGATTCATGGCTTTGCCTCGTCAGCCAACGTCAATTGGGTTCATCCGGGCTGGCTGAAGACTCTGGGTGATGCCGGCTACCGTGTCATCGCCATCGACAACCGAGGTCATGGCGACAGCGACAAGCCGCGCGATGCCGAAGCTTACAGGCCGTGGTTCATGGCGGGCGATGCGATCGCTCTGCTTGATCATCTCGGTATCCCCGAGGCCAATCTGATGGGCTACTCCATGGGCGCCCGCATCTCCGTCTTTGCCGCACTTGCCCATCCGAACCGCGTCCGCTCGCTGGTGCTTGGTGGCCTCGGTATCGGCATGACGGACGGAGTGGGCGACTGGGATCCGATCGCCGATGCACTGCTTGCCCCTTCTCTGGCCGATGTCACCCATCCACGTGGCCAGATGTTCCGTGCTTTTGCCGACCAGACGAAGAGCGACCGCGAGGCGCTTGCCGCCTGCATCAAGGGGTCGCGTGATCTTGTCGCCCGCGCTGATATGGGCAAGATCGACGCGCCCACCCTGATCGGGGTCGGAACCAAGGACGATATCGCTGGTTCCCCCCAGGAGCTCGCGGCGCTGATGCCCGATGCCGAAGCGCTGGATATCCCCGGTCGCGACCACATGCTCGCCGTGGGTGACCGGGTGTTCAAAAAAGCCGTGCTGGAATTCTACGCAAAGGTTGCTGCCGGCTGATGTCGCCAGCGGGTGACATAATCGTGATCTCCAGGAAAAAGCGTTGAATCGGTGTGCCCTCGGCACCCATTTATGTTATCGGCGTTTTCCTCTATATAATCGCATCCCAACGGGAAATGAGGAGGCCGGAAATGGTCGCTAAGACGGATATCCGCACGCTGGACGCAGCCCATCCGCTGAAAGTGATGGATCCTATCTGGGACAGTCTGCGAGAAGAAGCGCGCCTTGCGGCGGAAAGCGATCCGGTGCTGGCGGCTTTCCTCTATTCGACGGCCATCAACCATCGCTCGCTTGAAGAATGTGTCATCCATCGCATCTGCGAGCGCCTCGACCATCCCGACATGCAGGCAAACCTGCTGCGCCAGACTTTTGAGGAAATGCTCGACGACTGGCCGGAATGGAGCTCGATCCTGCGCGTGGATATTCAGGCAGTCTATGATCGCGACCCCGCCTGCCTGCGTTTCATGGAAGCCGTCCTCTACTTCAAGGGCTTCCACGCCCTGCAGACGCACCGGCTGGCGCATTGGCTGCTGAACCGCGGCCGTCGCGATTTCGCGCTTTATCTGCAGAGCCGCTCCTCCAGTGTCTTCCAGACGGACATCAATCCGGCCGCCCGCATCGGCAAGGGCATCTTCCTCGACCATGCGACCGGCCTCGTGGTCGGCGAAACGGCTGTCATCGGCGACAACGTCTCCATTCTGCACGGCGTCACACTCGGTGGCACCGGCAAGGAGGGCGCCGACCGCCACCCGAAGATCGGAACGGGCGTGATGATCGGCGCGGGTGCCAAGATTCTCGGCAATATCGAGATTGGCTTCTGTTCGCGTGTTGCCGCCGGGTCGGTCGTGCTGAAGCCGGTACCGCCCAAGACGACAGTGGCCGGTGTGCCCGCCAAGGTCGTCGGCGAGGCCGGCTGCTCGGAGCCGGCACGCGTCATGGATCAGGTTATCGGCGCAGATATCTGAGCCTTCATTGGAAAAATGCGGAAAAGCGCCTAGATCCTGGCAGGGACAGTCATTGCTAACAGGATCTCGCGACCTTTACAGCGCCGCTTTACCTGTGCAAGAAGCGGCCAACCGAGATTGCTTACGGAGATGAGAGAGTGAAGCCAGAAGAAATCAAGAAGCTCGACGCCTATTTCAAACGCACGCTGAATCCGCAGATCGTGGTGAAGGCGCGCCCGCGCAAGAACGACTCCGCGGAAGTCTATATTGGCGAAGAATTTCTGGGCGTCATCTACATCGACGACGAGGACGGCGACCGTTCCTACAATTTCTCGATGGCAATTCTCGACGTCGATCTCTGATCGAACGTCACGTTGATCAAAAGCCGCGCATCGCCGGGCGATGCGCGGCTTTTTTGTTGGACGGCCGCCGCCAAATGGGCGTATTCGCCAAAATTTCT
This genomic window contains:
- a CDS encoding zinc-finger domain-containing protein, encoding MAGHSIPHFQNDGGHRVIEVGVKEFMCTGASVPFDHPHIFIDMGDDNEKVCSYCSTLYRYNASLKSNQTNPPGCVFHVKAA
- a CDS encoding alpha/beta hydrolase; the encoded protein is MNLNTPAFSSFMHDGLKLAFFDEGDPSGPPVLLIHGFASSANVNWVHPGWLKTLGDAGYRVIAIDNRGHGDSDKPRDAEAYRPWFMAGDAIALLDHLGIPEANLMGYSMGARISVFAALAHPNRVRSLVLGGLGIGMTDGVGDWDPIADALLAPSLADVTHPRGQMFRAFADQTKSDREALAACIKGSRDLVARADMGKIDAPTLIGVGTKDDIAGSPQELAALMPDAEALDIPGRDHMLAVGDRVFKKAVLEFYAKVAAG
- the cysE gene encoding serine O-acetyltransferase — encoded protein: MVAKTDIRTLDAAHPLKVMDPIWDSLREEARLAAESDPVLAAFLYSTAINHRSLEECVIHRICERLDHPDMQANLLRQTFEEMLDDWPEWSSILRVDIQAVYDRDPACLRFMEAVLYFKGFHALQTHRLAHWLLNRGRRDFALYLQSRSSSVFQTDINPAARIGKGIFLDHATGLVVGETAVIGDNVSILHGVTLGGTGKEGADRHPKIGTGVMIGAGAKILGNIEIGFCSRVAAGSVVLKPVPPKTTVAGVPAKVVGEAGCSEPARVMDQVIGADI
- a CDS encoding DUF3126 family protein; protein product: MKPEEIKKLDAYFKRTLNPQIVVKARPRKNDSAEVYIGEEFLGVIYIDDEDGDRSYNFSMAILDVDL